From the Rhodothalassiaceae bacterium genome, one window contains:
- a CDS encoding peptidase M50 has translation MFGGSVTLFRVLGFPVRVNASWLVLALLVTWSLAAGYFPAVLPGRDGATYLALGIVGMLGLIASLLLHELSHAAVARRLGLRISGITLFVFGGVAEMLDMPARPRDEALIAAAGPAMSLALSGLAALLAAPFPDEGVAAVVLSYLAAVNLVLALFNLVPGFPLDGGRLLRALLWARSGNPVRATRAAGRVGEAFGFLLIAGGAAIVLFGGAMTGLWWVLIGLFLHGAARQAVERESMRQLFHHLPARRLVTRPPVVVPATLTLDRFVDDYALGYHFSHFPVVEDGRPVGILRTRAVAEVPRADWAATPVSALMRPLEPRDVVHPDDTAEVALARMQENGEGRVLVADGGRLEGVLTLRDLLEHLALSRLFEREA, from the coding sequence GTGTTCGGCGGATCGGTGACGCTGTTCCGGGTGCTCGGCTTTCCGGTGCGGGTGAACGCGAGCTGGCTGGTGCTGGCGCTGCTCGTCACCTGGTCGCTGGCGGCCGGCTATTTTCCCGCGGTGCTGCCGGGGCGTGACGGCGCCACCTATCTCGCCCTCGGGATCGTGGGCATGCTGGGGCTGATCGCCTCTCTGCTGCTCCACGAGCTCTCTCATGCCGCGGTGGCGAGACGGCTGGGCCTCAGGATCTCGGGGATTACGCTGTTCGTCTTCGGCGGTGTCGCGGAGATGCTGGACATGCCGGCGCGCCCGCGCGACGAGGCGCTGATCGCGGCCGCCGGACCCGCCATGAGTCTCGCGCTTTCGGGGCTCGCGGCGCTGCTGGCCGCGCCCTTTCCCGATGAGGGCGTGGCGGCCGTGGTGCTGTCCTATCTTGCGGCCGTCAATCTGGTGCTCGCGCTCTTCAATCTCGTGCCCGGCTTTCCCCTGGACGGCGGGCGACTGCTGAGGGCTCTGCTGTGGGCGCGCTCCGGCAATCCGGTACGGGCCACGCGGGCGGCCGGGCGCGTGGGCGAGGCCTTCGGTTTTCTGCTGATCGCAGGTGGTGCCGCCATCGTCCTTTTCGGCGGCGCCATGACGGGCCTGTGGTGGGTGCTGATCGGGCTTTTCCTGCACGGCGCAGCGCGCCAGGCGGTCGAGCGCGAGAGCATGCGCCAGCTCTTCCATCACCTGCCGGCGCGCCGCCTCGTCACCCGCCCGCCGGTCGTGGTGCCCGCCACTCTCACGCTCGACCGCTTCGTCGACGACTATGCGCTGGGTTATCACTTCAGCCACTTCCCGGTGGTCGAGGACGGTCGGCCCGTCGGGATCCTGCGCACCCGCGCGGTGGCCGAGGTGCCGCGGGCGGACTGGGCCGCAACACCGGTATCCGCCCTGATGCGCCCGCTCGAGCCCCGGGACGTGGTGCATCCCGATGACACTGCGGAGGTGGCGCTGGCGCGCATGCAGGAGAACGGCGAGGGCCGTGTGCTTGTGGCGGATGGCGGGCGGCTCGAGGGCGTGCTGACGCTGCGCGATCTGCTCGAGCATCTGGCGCTGAGCCGCCTGTTCGAGCGCGAGGCATAG
- a CDS encoding 3-ketoacyl-ACP reductase produces the protein MDLGLKTKRALVTGGTRGIGAAIVDALVEEGAAVAFCARREEEVSARRAELEGRGARVFARALDVADHARLKAFIDEAAETFGGLEIFVPNVSAGAGLAGEQAWRANFEVDVLHTVLGTEAALPHLARAGGGAIVFVNTVAAVEALFAPHAYGALKAALITYGKQLAETVGRHGIRVNMVSPGPVHFPGGSWDRIRKENPAFFRQIEERIPLGRMIRPEEVARAVIFLASPAAAMITGTNLVIDGGFTRRVQF, from the coding sequence ATGGATCTGGGGCTGAAGACGAAGCGCGCGCTGGTCACCGGCGGCACCCGGGGCATCGGCGCCGCGATCGTCGATGCGCTCGTGGAGGAGGGGGCGGCGGTCGCCTTCTGCGCCCGGCGCGAGGAGGAGGTCTCGGCGCGCCGGGCCGAGCTCGAAGGGCGGGGCGCGCGGGTCTTCGCGCGCGCGCTCGATGTCGCGGATCATGCGCGGCTAAAGGCCTTCATCGACGAGGCGGCCGAGACCTTCGGCGGGCTCGAGATCTTCGTGCCGAACGTCTCCGCCGGTGCGGGGCTTGCCGGTGAGCAGGCCTGGCGCGCCAACTTCGAGGTGGACGTGCTGCACACCGTCCTCGGCACGGAGGCCGCGCTCCCGCATCTGGCGCGGGCCGGCGGTGGCGCCATCGTCTTCGTCAACACCGTGGCGGCGGTCGAGGCGCTTTTCGCGCCGCATGCCTACGGCGCGCTGAAGGCCGCGCTCATCACCTACGGCAAGCAGCTCGCCGAAACCGTGGGCCGGCACGGCATCCGCGTCAACATGGTCTCGCCCGGTCCCGTCCATTTCCCGGGCGGCAGCTGGGATCGGATCCGCAAGGAGAACCCCGCCTTCTTCCGTCAGATCGAGGAGCGCATCCCGCTGGGGCGGATGATCCGGCCCGAGGAGGTCGCCCGCGCGGTCATCTTTCTGGCGAGCCCCGCGGCCGCGATGATCACCGGCACCAATCTCGTCATCGACGGCGGCTTTACGCGCCGGGTGCAGTTCTAA
- the bkdA gene encoding 2-oxoisovalerate dehydrogenase E1, whose translation METPPLARLFRMMARIRAFEDALMALWREGGLPGLLHACHGLEALAAGVLAHFDRELGDVVTSTHRPDAHALACGLDMATVAAEILGRSGGLNGGRGGQMHLLAPAQGFFGANGIVGGSVPIAVGAALARRLKDARGIAFAFMGDGALNQGAVLESLNLAAIWRLPVLFVVEDNGWHEFTPRRAATAGNLAARLAAVDIPVREIDGGDVQAVWHAAGEAVAAIRTGGGPQALIAAVPRLLGHHSADEESYRKADPPRIGGPQDPLVRAAAVMEKAGLAAEAQRLAAEAGAEVAEAIEVAWAYPPADPSTSPAPAIPPAVTDRRPEPLRGAPAGPERMTLAEALRHGLAEAMARDPDIVILGEDVEEGAFGVTRGLADRFGRPRVRNTPISEAAFLGAALGAAAAGLKPVVEVMFADFAAVGMDQIVNQIAKWRYSEGARRPLPLVIRMAAGAGIAAGMHHSQNMGQVFAATAGLKCLYPSAPGDALRALKAALVDPDPVILLEPKALYDRPGAVEPDAPALEDGRIRVWTEGDAAAIVALGPMVPEALAAAERLAGEGIPAAVIEPLWLAPLPLPALVAALEGRRHVVIVDEGAALCGLADALAARLAAALRDGRAAPPLAVTPPHAPVPFAPALEAAWRPDRARIAAAVRRLVTGGKDAPR comes from the coding sequence GTGGAGACGCCGCCGCTTGCACGACTCTTCCGCATGATGGCCCGCATCCGCGCCTTCGAGGATGCGCTGATGGCGCTGTGGCGGGAAGGCGGGCTGCCCGGTCTGCTTCACGCCTGTCATGGGCTCGAGGCATTGGCCGCGGGCGTCCTTGCGCATTTCGACCGGGAGCTCGGCGACGTCGTCACCTCCACGCACCGGCCCGACGCCCATGCGCTGGCCTGCGGTCTCGACATGGCGACGGTTGCCGCCGAGATCCTGGGGCGCAGCGGCGGGCTCAACGGCGGCCGCGGCGGGCAGATGCATCTCCTGGCCCCGGCACAGGGATTCTTCGGTGCGAACGGCATCGTCGGGGGATCGGTGCCGATCGCCGTCGGTGCGGCACTGGCCCGGCGCCTCAAGGACGCGCGCGGCATCGCCTTCGCCTTCATGGGGGACGGCGCGCTGAACCAGGGCGCCGTGCTGGAGAGCCTCAATCTCGCGGCGATCTGGCGGCTGCCGGTCCTGTTCGTCGTGGAGGACAACGGCTGGCACGAATTCACGCCGCGCCGGGCCGCGACGGCCGGGAATCTTGCGGCGCGCCTTGCCGCCGTCGACATCCCCGTGCGCGAGATCGACGGCGGCGATGTGCAAGCCGTCTGGCACGCGGCCGGCGAGGCGGTGGCCGCGATCCGGACCGGCGGCGGGCCGCAGGCGCTGATTGCCGCCGTGCCGCGGCTTCTCGGTCATCACAGCGCCGATGAGGAAAGCTACCGCAAGGCCGACCCGCCGCGCATCGGCGGGCCGCAGGATCCGCTCGTGCGCGCGGCGGCCGTGATGGAAAAGGCCGGGCTCGCCGCCGAGGCGCAGCGGTTGGCCGCCGAAGCCGGGGCTGAGGTGGCGGAGGCGATCGAGGTGGCGTGGGCGTACCCGCCGGCCGATCCCTCGACCTCTCCGGCGCCGGCGATCCCGCCTGCCGTAACCGACCGCCGGCCCGAGCCACTGCGCGGGGCGCCCGCAGGGCCTGAGAGGATGACGCTGGCGGAAGCGCTGCGGCACGGTCTTGCCGAGGCGATGGCGCGGGATCCGGACATCGTGATTCTCGGCGAGGACGTGGAGGAGGGCGCCTTCGGGGTCACCCGCGGCCTTGCCGACCGCTTCGGCCGACCGCGGGTGCGCAACACGCCGATCTCCGAGGCCGCCTTCCTCGGCGCGGCGCTCGGCGCGGCGGCGGCGGGGCTGAAACCCGTCGTCGAGGTGATGTTCGCCGATTTCGCCGCCGTCGGCATGGACCAGATCGTGAACCAGATCGCGAAATGGCGGTATTCAGAGGGCGCGCGGCGGCCGCTGCCGCTCGTGATCCGGATGGCGGCAGGCGCCGGGATCGCGGCCGGCATGCACCACAGCCAGAACATGGGCCAGGTTTTCGCCGCCACCGCCGGGCTCAAATGCCTCTACCCATCAGCCCCCGGTGATGCCCTGCGGGCGCTCAAGGCCGCGCTCGTCGACCCGGATCCCGTGATCCTGCTGGAGCCCAAGGCGCTCTATGACCGGCCGGGAGCGGTGGAGCCGGATGCGCCGGCCCTGGAGGACGGCCGGATCCGCGTCTGGACAGAGGGCGATGCGGCCGCGATCGTCGCGCTCGGGCCGATGGTGCCGGAAGCGCTGGCGGCGGCGGAACGGCTCGCCGGGGAGGGGATTCCGGCCGCGGTCATCGAGCCGCTGTGGCTCGCCCCCCTGCCGCTGCCGGCCCTTGTTGCGGCGCTCGAAGGCCGCCGGCATGTGGTGATCGTGGACGAGGGGGCGGCGCTGTGCGGTCTCGCCGATGCGCTGGCCGCGCGTCTGGCGGCGGCGCTCCGGGACGGGCGCGCCGCCCCGCCCCTGGCAGTGACCCCGCCGCATGCGCCGGTGCCCTTTGCCCCGGCGCTGGAGGCGGCCTGGCGGCCCGATCGCGCGCGCATCGCCGCGGCCGTACGCCGGCTCGTCACGGGCGGGAAGGATGCGCCCCGGTGA
- a CDS encoding RNA methyltransferase has protein sequence MSGRAGARRVTAKVVALGSRGEGIVETDAGPLYLPATAPGDEVALTVRRDRDGRILPEAWEVTRPSPLRARPACPHFGACGGCALQHVREEVYAAWITERIRRALATQGLDGFADRIAEPAISPPGSRRRLVLHAARAGSRVVFGLNARRSHRIVDLEVCAVAVPELWRTVRTLRPLLDRLAAGGPLTVTATMTDTGIDILLAGGPPPADPDLLADLAEWAEAADVAALSWSDGGRPQRLVERRQPLVTFAGIPVPFPGGAFLQATAAGEQALQRAVADWAGGAQGVVDLFAGLGTLSLPLAEGRRILAVEGDGAAVEALGQAAAAAGLGPRFRTLHRDLFRSPLSARELDAFALAVVDPPRAGAKEQMRAIAASALPRVALISCNPNTWARDAGILVDAGFAIAEIRPVAQFLWSDAVEVASLLTREDGAGR, from the coding sequence ATGAGCGGGCGGGCCGGCGCGCGGCGCGTCACGGCAAAGGTCGTCGCGCTCGGCAGCCGCGGTGAAGGCATCGTCGAGACGGATGCTGGCCCTCTCTATCTTCCGGCCACGGCGCCGGGAGACGAGGTCGCCCTCACCGTCCGGCGCGACCGCGACGGGCGCATTCTGCCCGAGGCGTGGGAGGTGACGCGGCCCTCGCCGCTCAGGGCCCGGCCCGCCTGCCCCCATTTCGGCGCCTGCGGGGGCTGCGCGCTGCAGCATGTGCGGGAGGAAGTCTACGCCGCCTGGATCACGGAACGGATCCGCCGCGCGCTCGCGACCCAGGGGCTGGACGGCTTCGCCGATCGCATCGCCGAGCCCGCCATCTCGCCGCCCGGCAGCCGCCGCCGGCTGGTGCTGCATGCCGCAAGGGCGGGATCGCGGGTCGTCTTCGGCCTCAACGCCCGCCGCAGCCACCGGATCGTGGATCTCGAGGTCTGCGCCGTGGCCGTGCCGGAGCTGTGGCGGACGGTCCGGACCCTGCGCCCCCTTCTCGACCGGCTTGCAGCCGGCGGCCCCCTCACCGTCACGGCGACGATGACCGATACCGGCATCGACATCCTGCTTGCCGGCGGGCCGCCCCCCGCCGATCCGGATCTGCTTGCGGATCTCGCCGAGTGGGCCGAGGCGGCGGACGTCGCCGCGCTGTCCTGGTCGGACGGGGGCCGCCCGCAGCGGCTCGTCGAGCGGCGCCAGCCCCTCGTCACCTTCGCCGGGATTCCCGTGCCCTTCCCCGGCGGCGCCTTCCTTCAGGCCACTGCGGCGGGCGAGCAGGCGCTGCAGCGGGCCGTGGCGGACTGGGCCGGCGGCGCGCAAGGCGTCGTCGACCTCTTCGCCGGACTCGGGACGCTGTCGCTGCCCCTTGCGGAGGGACGCCGGATTCTTGCGGTCGAGGGCGACGGCGCGGCGGTGGAGGCGCTCGGTCAGGCGGCCGCGGCGGCCGGCCTCGGGCCGCGCTTCCGCACGCTCCACCGCGATCTCTTCCGCTCGCCGCTGTCCGCACGCGAGCTCGATGCGTTCGCGCTTGCCGTCGTCGATCCGCCACGCGCGGGCGCGAAGGAGCAGATGCGTGCGATCGCGGCCTCCGCGCTCCCCCGGGTCGCCCTCATCTCCTGCAACCCCAACACCTGGGCGCGGGATGCGGGCATCCTTGTTGATGCCGGTTTCGCGATCGCGGAGATCCGCCCCGTTGCGCAGTTCCTGTGGTCGGATGCCGTGGAGGTCGCATCCCTTCTCACCCGCGAAGACGGGGCGGGCCGGTAA